In the Dromaius novaehollandiae isolate bDroNov1 chromosome 25, bDroNov1.hap1, whole genome shotgun sequence genome, ATCGCCCACCCGGCTCCTGccctggccccgcgccggggctaATCCTGCTTTCCCGGCCTGCTGCTGCGGGCGGTGTCTATTTTCGGCGACCAGCCGTTTCCCTCCGTTTGCTGCTGCCTTTCTCGCCCGCCGTCGGGCTGGACCGTGCCGTCCGGGGGCGGCCGCTGCTCCGGCACCGCGTCCCAGCCCGGCTCCTCGGGGGCCACCTTGACGGCGTAGAAGCAGTCCATGCTGAGGACGGTGTTGAGGGTCTCCGGCACGCTGTAGTCGGAGGAGAGCAGCTCCTCGGGCAGCCAGAGCGAGCCGATGTCGCGGGCCGCGTCCTCGCGGAGGAAGAAGCCGTCGGCGTCCGGGCGCCCGCCGCGCGTCAGGATGCCGCTCAGCTCCTCGGGGCTCAGCTCCGCCGCCAGCGAGCAGTCGAAGAGCTTCATGGCgtcctccagcagcacctgctcGGGGAGGTCGGCGGGCTGCCGGCTCGGCGGGCTGCAACCCGCCGGCTCCGGGCTGCCGTCGGCGCTCTGCGCCCGGGGTCGCGGTGCCCGGGGAAcctcggcgggcgccggggccgccggcagccccgccgccgggtCGCCCACGGGTTTGAGGCGCCCTTCGACGTGGCTGTAGCCGTGGAGCGGCGGCTCGGCCAAgcccggcgccggcagcgccagcagcagcggggcggcgtGACGGCCACCGGCGTTGTCCCCCGGGAACGCCACCGCCGGGGCCACCCCGTCCTCCGGCAGCGCGTAGGGTGCCGCGTAGCGGGGAGGGCCGGGGAGCTGCTGGTAAGGGGCGAACGGGTCCGGCGGGCCAGCGGCGTGGAGGTAGCGCTGGGCGTCGAGGAGGAAGGTGCCCggcggagccgcgccgccgccgagcttATAGACGGGCGGCTGGAGGAAGCTGGTGGTGGCCCATTCGATGTGGTAGATGCGGGGGTCGAAGAAGCAGCCGCAAGGAGCCATCTGCAGCCCTGAGCAGCCAAAGCCCCGCTCAGCCCCGGGCATCCCGGTGGAAAAACACCTCCCGAGCCGCGTCCTcgccccgggggccgcccggCATCGCGCAAACCGAGCTAGGAGCTTGCAAAAAACGCCCAACTTGCCCGCGATGGGGTTAATTAGGGAGCATGGCGGGATGGGGCTAAACGCCGTGGGAACGGGGAGCCGGGGCGCGAGGAAGGGGGGACCGCGGCGGGCGAGCTCCGAATTATAAGGAAATGAAACGGGACTTTAATTTCGCCCTGCTCGTACCTGCCGGCGGTGCTGCCAGCACCTCCTTCTCCTGCCCGGGCGGTTGGTAGAGGCTGGGTGAACCTGCGGggagggagcgagagaaaagtccCGTGGGTGCCGCGGGGAAAAGGCCACCGCGTCCCCGCGCCGTGCCGGGGTCGGCTCCCACCTGCGGCGGCGAAGCTTTGGGACAGGCCGAAGGGCCAGGgcggcgcgcgggagccggcgcgcgggggctgcgccatggccgggggctgcggcgtcGCCGGGTCCGGCTCGTTCTGTTTGGGGAAGGAACGCGGCACGCGGCAACGGCTGCATCCTCGCCTCCGAGGGGATGCGGCGATGCGGCGGGGGGAGACGGGGTTAAGGCGGTGGCCATGCCCGGCCTCACCTGCTGTAATAAATCCCTGCAAAGCTGGCGAAACCCTATTAATTACCCCGCCTGGGGACAGCGTGCAGGATCCGGCCCGTGCCTGGGCTGTGCAATGCCGCAGAGCCGCCGTGGGCTCAGCGAGGGGGGGGGTTTGCAATGCGGCGGGAGCACCGGGAGATGGTGCAttcgccccggcggcggcggcggccgaatCGCTCGCGGGAGCCGAGCGCGCGGGTTGAGCAACCCCCGGGGCCGCTTGCTTATTTATGTTGGACGGCGAGGGCCGAGCCGCGACGCCGCGTGCCTGAAGCCGTCGGAGAGCAGGGAAGGTGGGAgaggaaaatgctttaaaaaaacaaacaaaaaacccccaatcTGTAATGTTGGCTCGTGTTGCTGCTACTCGTAAATAGGACGTGAATGAGTAGCGATGGCTCTTCTGGGCTGTGAAGAAAGAGGCTTTTTTCACTCCAtctttggattatttttttttgctgctttcctgtgcaaccccggggtgtccccaaggGTGCCCTTGGCCTCGGGAGGGTCCCATGGGTGCCACGGCGGTGAAAGTGCTGCCGGAGCCGGGGTGGGGGGTTGGTGGGATGCGCTGGGGCTGGTGGAGATGCTCTTTGGGCGGCACGGTGGGATTTTGCTTGGCACGCTGAAACCAGTGTTCGCTGCCTTGCTTTTTCCTTGGTGGCAAGGACATAACGGTTGTGATAGAAGATGTTGTTTGCCTTTTCAGGGTATTTTTTAAGTTCCTGCCTTTGAAGTAGAAGGGCAACTGGCTCTACTGAAACAGACGGCAGCTACTTTAAAAGGAGGACGATGGGCATCCCAGCTTCCCGACCAGAGCATCTAGTGAGGAACTGTGGTtctgctctttcctcctctccagccAAGGCCCTACGCGTGCAGATGAGCAGCCGGGACGAGCTGAAGCGCCGATGCCGCTCTGCAGCCCCAGGAAGCGTCCGGCGGCCGCGTGTTCCCCCTGCGCCCTCCTGCATCCTGCAAACCACAAACCTCCCGTGAGAGCTGAGGACCTGGCAGCGCAGAAACGCCAGGCAGCACGCGGACACTGCTCCTTTCCACCGAGAAAACCCCTCTGCGCTGCTCACCCAGTAAGTTAATTCAAGCTACTGCGCTCTGAGCATGATAAACCCCCGTTGCTGCGGTGCACAGCTGTACCTCGCATGAGTCGCTGTGGCTACAAATGCCTTTTGCTCCAAGTGGAACTTCTTttgggctggggaggaaggtgtTGCCTACGGCGCTGCCGAAAACGTTGATTCAGCTGAGCCGAGCCGTGGACACGTGCTCGGTCTTAGCGCCACGTAGCAACCACATCTGTGAccactgcctgtgcttggcagCTCTCTCGTgctgcatttatttaaatgatacagacatggaaaggaaaaagaccccaagggaggaaggaaaggccACGTAGGGTCACTCCACGGCCTGCTTTCATCCAGCCCTCGTTCAAGCGGAGCTGTGAACTCTTTTAGGTTCTTGGTGGTGGAAAAAGCTAGGCCCCTCACAGGACCCGCCCCATGCACTCCCAAAAAGGGACTGGATTCTGCAGAACCTCAGACTCTGGGACATGGGGGCTGTTTGCGCTCTACAGGACCCCAGGGATTGGATTAGTTCGTTTTCCCCTCCTCGTACTTGGAGGATTTCGCGCTATCAAGGATGCCCTGGTAGGAACAGAGGCCCCTCGCTCCAGCTATGTGAATGACATGTGGCGTGGGTAGTCAAGATGACTCCAGTTGTGAACTGGAGGCCAAAGATCTCTCCTGGCCTGCATCCTGTTAATTAAACAGATTGCTCTCTGCTAATGAGGCACCTCTTGTGCTTGCACAATCTTGCAGCCAGACCATCTGCTGCTTAACTCGTGGCAGGGACTGACATTTGGGGACCTGAAAGCAACCACACTTCTAAAAACATAGAAGTTTATTCAATTCCCAAGCACAGCTGAGCAACCCAGTCCTCAACACACACCATCCCAAAGCCTCCTCTTGACTTCATGCTGTAAGAAAGGCCCCATCGGTCCTATCTGTAGGAGTTTGCCTTGTGCTTGGGCAGGAAGGTGAAGTTGGCAGGTACGGGTCCCAGAAGCAGCTCactgcaacaaaaaaagaggtttGTTTAGTTCACCACAAGCAGCAAGGCCACGAATACCCGGTTGTCACAcagcccctgggctctgcagCAATGGTAAGTGCAGTCAGAAGTATCAGACCAGGCTTTTGCCCCCCTGAAAATCTGGGAGGAGGGTGGCTGCACACAACCGCCTCCAAAGGTGCCAAGCTCTAACCCTGCTGACGGGACGCAACCCCCAGAGATGGGCACTGCCCTGCCCTCAGTCTATGGGGCATCACCTAGAGTCAACGCCAAGATGGGTTCCTAAGTTTGGTGACCTGAATACCAGTCTCACCGCTGGAAATGATGTGCCTAAAATCATCGCGAGCCTGTGAAAAGCTCCTCCCCACCTCTTGCTGTACTTGTGCAGAGCCGAAACCCTGCTGGTACCAAAAATATTAAGGTCAGAGCCTAAAATGATGTACACCAGTTCTGTTGCGATCAGATTTATCCTAGCTTAAGACTTCAACTGTTTCATGCTTTGGAACCCACATTGTGTTTTCAGTGCAGATTAATTTTCTTTATAGTCAAGGAAGCTTAACATGTTTCCTGGATGCTGGTTCAATACAGCATCACTAAAACTTTCCGTAAGACATGTCAGCAGAGACTATCCCAGCAGGGCGTATAATTGCATAACGAGAGTTTGTGAATCTATGGCACAAAAGCCGAACTGCGTGCTTAGAGAATCCTGGTTAGCGTCCCTTTAAAATGAGCTTTAATGAATAAATCTAAACTGACTTAAAAAATTGCTCTTGTAAGTGTCTGTTACAAGGCATTGCAAAGAGTATAGGTTACAAAGCTCGGTGGACCCAAAAGCCAGCAGGTTCTGCTTGAAAAATGGCATTTCAAAAATCCCAGTCAAAACTCTGTGTACTTGTAACTTGGTTTTAGGCAGCTGTTCCCATTACTAACAAAATGGATGAGGATTAGCAAAACCAGGGAAGGTTGTAGCCATGCTCTATTTTTGCTAATCTCTGTTTCCATAAGATGGGAAATAGCAGCTGGCTACGTTGCTCCAACTCTCATTTCAGCTGGCTCTGAGCTTGCAGAGTCATTTCCCAGCCCGTGTCTCAGGACTCGTAGATGTGGGGAAAAGCAGTTTCCTGTACTCTGTCCCATCAACTCAGAAATCAgatgaaaaaaggggaaaatgccCTGTTCTCCTAACTAATTCCACAAGTCGACTGAAAGCCCTCGGGGGTTGGGACTGCCTTCCTGCTTGGCATCTGTACGGGCCTGGCGGAGCGAGGTCTGTGCAGAGCACGAATGGCTGCGATGTTATAAAAGCCCCACACATCCCATCACTGCGCTCTCCTCCGTTGATTCCTACGACTGTCCCTGGATGAACAGTGTCATGAGAGAGGTCAGCTAGTTTAGATTTGTGCTGGGTACTTGATGACCTGCTGAGGCA is a window encoding:
- the PRR22 gene encoding proline-rich protein 22 — protein: MRASPPQVGADPGTARGRGGLFPAAPTGLFSRSLPAGSPSLYQPPGQEKEVLAAPPAGLQMAPCGCFFDPRIYHIEWATTSFLQPPVYKLGGGAAPPGTFLLDAQRYLHAAGPPDPFAPYQQLPGPPRYAAPYALPEDGVAPAVAFPGDNAGGRHAAPLLLALPAPGLAEPPLHGYSHVEGRLKPVGDPAAGLPAAPAPAEVPRAPRPRAQSADGSPEPAGCSPPSRQPADLPEQVLLEDAMKLFDCSLAAELSPEELSGILTRGGRPDADGFFLREDAARDIGSLWLPEELLSSDYSVPETLNTVLSMDCFYAVKVAPEEPGWDAVPEQRPPPDGTVQPDGGRERQQQTEGNGWSPKIDTARSSRPGKQD